Proteins encoded by one window of Paenibacillus sp. DCT19:
- a CDS encoding ABC transporter permease: MDLLTIGQIINTTLVFATALIFASLGGIFSEKSGVTNLGLEGFMVFGAFAAGIGAHYAQEAGMDGTTSAWMGVLLAIVLGVVVSLIHAVASITFKADQIISGIVINFLAAGSTLYLVKLLFEGSGDSPLVQGFSKFNVPLLQDIPLLGEALFKNVYPTTYLAIAFVFVTYYIMYKTPFGLRLRSVGEHPSAADTVGVKVLRYRYVGVMISGALAAIGGAAITLTTTGTFSHNTVSGQGFIAIAAMIFGKWNPIGAFIAALFFGFSQAIRNYVQLFDWSQSIPQEIIFMLPYLLTIIVLVVAVGRSSAPSALGEAYDPGKR, encoded by the coding sequence ATGGACTTGTTGACAATCGGGCAAATTATCAATACGACGCTTGTCTTTGCCACGGCATTGATTTTTGCATCCTTGGGTGGTATTTTCTCAGAGAAATCAGGTGTAACTAACCTGGGTCTTGAAGGTTTCATGGTATTTGGAGCGTTCGCAGCGGGGATTGGTGCGCACTATGCCCAAGAAGCAGGCATGGACGGAACAACATCCGCTTGGATGGGTGTTCTGCTTGCCATTGTACTTGGCGTAGTTGTATCGCTTATTCATGCGGTTGCTTCAATCACGTTTAAGGCTGACCAAATTATTAGTGGTATCGTAATTAACTTTTTGGCGGCAGGTAGTACACTGTATTTGGTTAAATTGTTGTTCGAAGGTTCAGGGGATTCTCCGCTCGTACAAGGATTTAGCAAATTTAATGTGCCCCTGTTACAAGATATTCCATTGCTTGGAGAAGCTCTGTTCAAGAACGTATATCCAACGACATATCTGGCCATTGCGTTTGTATTTGTGACGTATTACATCATGTACAAAACGCCGTTTGGTTTGCGTCTTCGTTCCGTAGGGGAACATCCAAGTGCTGCGGATACTGTAGGTGTGAAGGTGCTTAGATATCGTTATGTCGGCGTAATGATCAGTGGTGCGCTCGCAGCAATTGGTGGAGCTGCCATTACACTAACGACGACAGGAACATTCTCGCATAACACAGTTTCTGGACAAGGTTTTATCGCGATTGCAGCAATGATCTTTGGTAAGTGGAACCCGATTGGTGCGTTCATCGCAGCATTGTTCTTCGGATTCTCACAAGCCATTCGAAACTATGTGCAATTGTTCGATTGGTCTCAAAGTATTCCCCAGGAAATTATTTTCATGTTGCCTTATCTACTCACGATCATTGTGCTTGTTGTAGCGGTTGGGCGTTCTTCTGCTCCGTCTGCACTTGGAGAGGCATACGATCCAGGGAAAAGGTAA
- a CDS encoding GNAT family N-acetyltransferase, translated as MVIRQRKSKLDDTAIMRLIDSQLVPLSHMSESEINKIRKEIPLRMNRGMTFVVSSEPDQEAVAFIHFLMHGELLYVDMMAVATKEQRKRYGQNLLLKAEQFAASRGCKRSKVMVDEGNIKGLHFYQKNGYSTIRYIMISRCYEMEKESDYTKVRSP; from the coding sequence ATGGTTATTCGGCAACGCAAATCTAAGCTGGATGACACTGCCATTATGAGACTGATTGATTCTCAACTTGTTCCCCTTTCTCATATGAGTGAAAGTGAAATCAATAAAATACGCAAAGAAATACCCCTGCGAATGAACAGGGGCATGACCTTTGTTGTCTCATCGGAGCCTGACCAAGAAGCAGTCGCATTCATCCATTTTCTCATGCATGGTGAACTTCTGTATGTGGATATGATGGCCGTTGCCACGAAAGAGCAACGAAAGCGCTACGGACAAAACTTGTTACTCAAAGCCGAGCAATTCGCTGCATCAAGAGGCTGCAAAAGATCCAAGGTCATGGTCGATGAAGGAAACATAAAGGGCCTACACTTTTATCAAAAAAATGGCTATAGTACGATTCGCTATATTATGATTAGCCGATGCTACGAAATGGAAAAAGAATCTGATTACACTAAAGTGCGTAGTCCTTAA
- the ilvB gene encoding biosynthetic-type acetolactate synthase large subunit: protein MGAQIPEVRSTEELREKWMKPEVISGSEILLRSLLLEGVDCVFGYPGGAVLYIYDAMYGFEDFKHVLTRHEQGAIHAADGYARASGKVGVCIATSGPGATNLVTGIATAYMDSVPLVVITGNVVSSLIGSDAFQEADITGITMPITKHSYLVKDVKELPRVIHEAFHIANTGRKGPVLIDIPKDVSANKTLFEPSTEPVTLRGYNPRTVPNKLQVDRLAQAIQEAERPMILAGGGVVYSGGHEALFEFVEKTGIPITTTLLGLGAFPSGHELWTGMPGMHGTYTSNLAIQQSDLLINIGARFDDRVTGKLDGFAPHAKIVHIDIDPAEIGKNIATDIPIVGDVKTVLEIANKEVQRAERADAWRDQIKQWKQEKPYSYTDSDEELKPQWVVELLNDTTKGEAIVTTDVGQHQMWAAQYYKFNQPRSWVTSGGLGTMGFGFPSAIGAQMANPDRLVISINGDGGMQMCSQELAICAINNIPVKIVIINNQVLGMVRQWQEIIYENRYSHIDLAGSPDFVKLAEAYGVKGLRATNKEEAERAWQEALDTPGPVVVEFVVRKEENVYPMVPQGATIDQMLMGDAEK, encoded by the coding sequence ATGGGTGCTCAAATTCCAGAAGTACGATCAACAGAAGAATTACGTGAAAAATGGATGAAGCCGGAGGTCATTAGCGGTTCCGAGATTTTGCTAAGAAGCCTGTTGCTGGAAGGTGTAGATTGTGTCTTCGGTTACCCTGGGGGTGCAGTACTTTATATCTATGATGCGATGTATGGTTTCGAGGATTTCAAGCATGTATTAACTCGTCACGAGCAAGGTGCCATTCATGCGGCTGACGGATATGCACGTGCGAGTGGTAAGGTAGGCGTATGTATCGCCACTTCCGGACCAGGGGCAACCAATCTGGTTACTGGAATTGCAACAGCGTATATGGACTCTGTTCCTCTCGTTGTGATTACAGGTAACGTTGTCTCCAGCCTGATCGGATCGGATGCTTTCCAAGAAGCAGACATCACGGGGATTACAATGCCAATTACGAAACACAGCTATTTGGTAAAAGATGTTAAGGAACTACCGCGTGTCATTCACGAGGCATTCCACATCGCTAATACAGGTCGTAAAGGTCCGGTTCTGATCGACATTCCAAAAGATGTATCTGCGAACAAAACATTGTTCGAGCCAAGTACTGAGCCTGTTACGCTTAGAGGGTATAATCCTCGTACTGTACCGAACAAACTGCAGGTTGATCGCTTGGCACAAGCCATTCAAGAAGCAGAGCGGCCGATGATCCTTGCAGGTGGAGGCGTTGTATACTCTGGTGGACACGAAGCACTCTTCGAGTTTGTTGAGAAAACAGGTATTCCAATTACAACAACTTTGCTGGGCTTAGGCGCTTTCCCAAGTGGACACGAATTGTGGACAGGGATGCCAGGGATGCATGGTACGTATACCTCGAATCTAGCTATCCAACAATCGGATTTGTTAATTAATATCGGAGCACGTTTCGATGACCGGGTTACTGGTAAACTGGACGGTTTTGCGCCACACGCCAAAATTGTACACATCGATATCGATCCAGCCGAAATTGGTAAAAACATTGCAACAGATATTCCAATTGTTGGTGATGTGAAGACCGTGCTTGAGATTGCGAACAAAGAAGTGCAGCGTGCAGAGCGTGCGGATGCATGGAGAGATCAGATCAAGCAATGGAAACAAGAGAAACCTTACAGTTACACGGATTCGGATGAAGAATTGAAACCGCAATGGGTTGTCGAGTTGTTAAACGATACAACGAAAGGCGAGGCAATTGTAACGACGGATGTTGGACAGCACCAGATGTGGGCAGCTCAATATTACAAATTCAATCAGCCGCGTTCTTGGGTAACCTCAGGTGGTTTGGGAACAATGGGCTTCGGATTCCCTTCAGCAATCGGTGCTCAAATGGCAAATCCAGACAGACTGGTTATCTCTATTAACGGTGACGGTGGAATGCAGATGTGTTCCCAAGAACTAGCAATCTGTGCAATTAACAACATTCCAGTGAAGATTGTTATTATCAACAACCAAGTGCTTGGAATGGTACGTCAGTGGCAGGAAATTATCTACGAGAATCGCTATAGTCACATTGATTTGGCGGGAAGTCCTGATTTTGTTAAATTGGCAGAAGCCTACGGTGTTAAAGGATTGCGCGCTAC